The following are encoded in a window of Panthera leo isolate Ple1 chromosome B2, P.leo_Ple1_pat1.1, whole genome shotgun sequence genomic DNA:
- the LOC122218911 gene encoding olfactory receptor 2J3-like has translation MMMGKNASSEGYFVLLGFSHWPHLEVVLFVLILMFYLMTLIGNLFIIVLSYLDAHLHTPMYFFLSNLSFLDLCYTTSSIPQLLVNLWGPEKTISYAGCMTQLYFALALGTTECVLLVVMSYDRYAAVCRPLHYTVIMNPRFCHLLAVASWVSGFTNSALHSSFTFWVPLCGHRQVDHFFCEVPALLRLSCVDTRANELTLLITSSIFVLIPLILILSSYGAIAWAVLRMQSSAGLQRVFGTCGSHLMVVSLFFIPAMCIYLQPPSESSQDQGKFIALFYTVVTPSLNPLIYTLRNKDVREAARRQVGLDWEI, from the coding sequence ATGATGATGGGAAAAAATGCAAGTTCTGAAGGCTACtttgttctactgggtttttctCATTGGCCTCATCTGGAAGTAGTTCTCTTTGTGCTTATCTTGATGTTCTACTTGATGACATTGATAGGCAACCTTTTTATCATTGTCTTGTCATACCTGGACGCCCATCTCCACactcccatgtacttcttcctctcaAACCTCTCTTTTCTGGATCTCTGCTACACCACCAGCTCCATCCCTCAGTTGCTGGTCAATCTCTGGGGCCCAGAAAAGACCATCTCTTATGCCGGTTGCATGACTCAACTTTACTTTGCCCTCGCACTGGGAACCACAGAGTGTGTCCTCCTGGTGGTCATGTCCTATGACCGTTATGCAGCTGTCTGTAGACCCCTGCATTACACCGTGATCATGAACCCTCGTTTCTGCCACCTGTTGGCTGTGGCTTCCTGGGTCAGTGGCTTTACCAACTCAGCACTTCATTCCTCCTTTACCTTCTGGGTCCCCCTCTGTGGACATCGCCAAGTGGACCATTTCTTCTGTGAAGTTCCAGCACTGCTGCGATTATCGTGTGTTGATACCCGTGCTAATGAGCTGACCCTCCTGATCACGAGCTCCATTTTTGTTCTCATACCACTCATCCTCATTCTCAGTTCTTATGGCGCCATTGCCTGGGCTGTGCTGAGGATGCAGTCATCAGCTGGACTTCAGAGAGTCTTTGGGACATGTGGATCCCATCTTATGGTTGTGTCCCTCTTTTTCATTCCAGCCATGTGCATATATCTGCAGCCACCATCAGAAAGTTCTCAAGATCAAGGCAAGTTCATTGCCCTCTTTTATACTGTTGTCACACCTAGCCTCAACCCTCTAATCTACACTCTCAGAAACAAAGATGTAAGAGAAGCAGCAAGGAGACAAGTGGGTCTAGATTGGGAGATATGA